CGCCGGGGACGAAGATCCGATAGCCGGGTCGGACCGACGGTCTCCGGAAGGGGTGTCGGACGAGGGCGGTACGCACTTCCGTTTCGGGTTCGTAGCCGGGCCATGGCGGACGACGACGAGTGGAAGTACTCGGTCGAGGATTTCGAGGACCCCGAGGAGAGCGACGAGGGCGGAGCCACGGACGTCTTCGGCGACGCCCAAACTCGACGGGAGATCGAGCCCGAGTCGCCGAGCTTCGAGAACGCGCTGTTCGTGGTGTTCGGGGTCGCGCTGGCGCTTTTGATACTGCTCGGGGTCTGAACAGTCCCAACAGTTAATCACACGGACATCCTACGTTCAGTATGATATCGGCGTTCGGGATCCCGGTCGTGGCCGCGGTTCTCGGTCCGCTGCCCCTCCAGGTGACCGACCTCGTTTTGAACCAGCTCCCGCTCGTACTCCTGATCTGTGGGCTCGGACTGGTGGGACTGGAGACGCTCGCGCCGGGTGGCCACTTCATGGTGCTCGGGATCGCGCTCCTCGTCTCGGGCTTGGTTGGACTGGCGCTCGGCACCTTCCTCGGGCCGGTGTTCCTCGCGGCGGTGCT
This sequence is a window from Halococcus hamelinensis 100A6. Protein-coding genes within it:
- a CDS encoding DUF7312 domain-containing protein — translated: MADDDEWKYSVEDFEDPEESDEGGATDVFGDAQTRREIEPESPSFENALFVVFGVALALLILLGV